The Paenibacillus polymyxa M1 DNA segment TATGAATGACCGGAGCTTGCGAAGTATTGTGACTGGATTGGGAACGGGGAATGGAGCGGTAAGAGAAAGCGGCTTTCTGATCACCTCGGCCTCCGAAGTCATGGCGGTACTATGCTTAAGTGAAAATATGGACGATCTTAAAGTACGATTGGGTCGGATGGTAATTGGCTATAACGAAGCCGGTGAGGCGGTAACAGCAGAGGAGCTGCACGCGGTGGAAGCTATGGCTGTGCTGCTTCGGGAAGCATTAAAGCCTAATCTGGTGCAGACATTGGAGGGCACTCCGGTTATTGTGCATGGTGGACCTTTTGCTAATATTGCCCATGGATGTAGCAGTCTGATGGGGACAAAGCTGGCGTTGAAGCTGGGAGAGGTCGTCGTCACAGAGGCGGGATTTGGGGCTGAGCTGGGAGCGGAAAAGTTTTTTGACATCAAGTGCCGCCAGTCCGGATTGCAGCCGGATGCGGCTGTGCTGGTTGTAACCGCCAAAGCGCTGAAATATAACGGCGGTGTAGCTAAACATGAGCTGGATGCGGAAAATCTGGAGCAATTGCAACTCGGATTAGCCAATATGAGCCGACATGTACGGAATTTGCAAAAGTTTGGTGTGCCTGTACTGGTGGCGATTAACCATTTTGTAACAGACAGCGAAGCCGAGTTGGATTTGATTTTCTCGGAATGCCGCAAGCTGGGTGTACCCGCAGAACTTTCACAAGTATGGGCGCAGGGAAGCCAAGGGGGAGAAAAATTGGCCCAAAGCCTGCTGAACTTACTTCAGGAGGACAAAGCACATTTTGCACCGCTATATGATCATACGCTTGATTTGCAAGCGAAAATTAGTGTCATTGCCAAGGAGCTTTACGGTGCGGCAGAGGTGGCTTACACGCCTGCGGCCAAACGGGCGTTGGCGGGTATGGAGCAGCTTGGTTTTGGACAACTGCCTGTATGCATGGCCAAAACGCCGTATTCTTTCTCAGATCAACCTTCCTTGCTAGGTGCGCCAGAGGGGTTCACCATTCACGTGTCCAGCGTATCATTGTCTGCAGGCGCAGGCTTTGTAGTCGTGGAAACAGGTAATACCATGACGATGCCAGGACTGCCCAAATCTCCAGCAGCTGAGCATATGTCGCTGGAGGCAGATGGGAGTATTCAAGGACTCATGTAGCATTTTTAGAAAAAATAGCAGCATTTCAGTATCAATGAATGAGCAGTTTGGGCAGTGCAGTGAGCAGCTTTTGCCGAGTCATGGCATCGCTCCAGTTCCAGCGGTCTGCTTCTACGAAATATACCCGGCCTTGACGTACAGCAGGGAGGCTGAGCCAGAGAGGGCTGTTGAGCATGTATTCCAGCGGTTGCTTGGAGTCTGGTGCTGTAGGGACGAGCATAAAAATGCGGTCTCCGGCGTAATCAGGCAATTCATTCGGATCAATTTCTGCGAAGCCTAGTCCCTCGTCAAGCACCTTACGGATTGGCTCTGCGGGTTGGAAGCCGTGCGGGTGGTAGAGGGCCGATGAGAATCCGGACATGCCCATGACAAAGAGCCGATCGCCATGATCGAAAATAAAGACAGAGGCGGTTTCTCCGGCTGTGATATGCGCACTGAGTTGGTTCCACATTGCCAGATTACGAGCGGCAAAGGTAGCTAACCAGCGTTCGGCCTCTCGTTCCTTACCGAGCCAGGCGCCAAGTGTACGCAGCCGTTCCTCCAGGGCGGCAAAGGAGTTAAAGGTGACGGTGGGCGCGATGCTTGCAACGCGCTCATATTCCTGTTCATCCGAGTTGGCGATGATAATCAGATCAGGATCAAGAGCGCTGATCAAGCGGGTATCTAGCGGAAGTCCTACATCAGTCACGTTCCCAAGACGATGTTTATAGACGCTGGATTCACTAAGCCGCAGACTTCCGCCGATGGCTTTGGCTCCTAACGCGAGCA contains these protein-coding regions:
- a CDS encoding formate--tetrahydrofolate ligase, which translates into the protein MKRIIDVAKEAGIEEEHLETYGKYKAKLNPSLWEQLKDRPNGKLVLVTAMNPTPAGEGKTLTTIGLAQALNTMGHKTVAALREPSLGPCFGMKGGATGGGQAQIVPAEDINLHFTGDIHAISAAHNLLSAMIDNHLFHGNALRLKPDRIVWKRTVDMNDRSLRSIVTGLGTGNGAVRESGFLITSASEVMAVLCLSENMDDLKVRLGRMVIGYNEAGEAVTAEELHAVEAMAVLLREALKPNLVQTLEGTPVIVHGGPFANIAHGCSSLMGTKLALKLGEVVVTEAGFGAELGAEKFFDIKCRQSGLQPDAAVLVVTAKALKYNGGVAKHELDAENLEQLQLGLANMSRHVRNLQKFGVPVLVAINHFVTDSEAELDLIFSECRKLGVPAELSQVWAQGSQGGEKLAQSLLNLLQEDKAHFAPLYDHTLDLQAKISVIAKELYGAAEVAYTPAAKRALAGMEQLGFGQLPVCMAKTPYSFSDQPSLLGAPEGFTIHVSSVSLSAGAGFVVVETGNTMTMPGLPKSPAAEHMSLEADGSIQGLM